A window of Elephas maximus indicus isolate mEleMax1 chromosome X, mEleMax1 primary haplotype, whole genome shotgun sequence genomic DNA:
gaataaggaagaccgaagaagaattgatgcctttggattatggtgttggtgaagaatattgaatatattcaatatactgccaggagaatgaacgaatctgtcttggaagaagtacagccaggatgctccttagaagcaaggatggtgagactttgtctcatgtactttggacatgttatcatgagggaccagtccctggagaaggacgtcatgcttggtaaagtggagggtcaatgaaagagaggaagacccccaacaagatgaactgacacagtgacttcaacaacgggctcaaacacagcaatgactgtgagattgtgaggatggcgcaggactgggcagtgcttcgttctgttgtacacagggttgctatgagtcagaaccaactccacggcgcctaacaacaacagcaactaacctaaaggttggtggtttgaacccacccagaggcacctcagaagaaaggcctgccaatctgcttctgaaaggtcacagcattgaaaaccctatggagtgcagttctactttgacacacatggtgtcgcaatgagtcagcatcaacttgagaacaactggtttagttttggggGGTTTAGGGAGGAATAATAAGTTATAAAACTGCAAAAACTGGTGAATGTTGGGTACCCCTTGTGGCTTTGGAGGTCTGAGTGGAGCTGCCTTCTGCCTGGGGGTAAGGAGGGGTCCTCCATGATTTTGGAAAGATGGAGGCTGCTGTCAGGGGTCCAGAGGTGTCCCAGAGGGGTGCAGGCAGTGGGCCTCTTAAGCCTTTGCTCCTGGCCCAGCTCTCAGCTAAAGGGTCAGAGGCATAGGGGCCCTCCCAGTCTCCTGCTGGCCATGAGGGCTAATAAGGAGGCTCAGACTAGAGGCAAATATTGAATGCTgggggagagggaaaggaaaTGGAGATGAgtgtggctctgagggaagggagTGTTTATAAGGTTAGATTTTGGGGTGGTGGATGGAGCAGGAGCAAGAAGCCAGGGAGTAGCTGATGGGGGTGATTCTGGAAGGAGACACACTTCAAACCCGGTTCTGGACGTGGCTTCCCATGGAAGGCTGCAGCGGGCTCCTTGCAGTGCATggcttctcctcctccctcagggcctCAGCCTGCACCCCTTTGATCCCTCTAAGCAGGCCATCAACTGCTAACATAATTAGAATGCCAACACCCCTCCCTGGGCATCTTAGCCTGTGCTGTCCTTGAGTTCTGTGTGAAGCCTCCAGGTCTGCAATTCCTACCAGGCTTCTTGTCCCTGTCAATCTAGATGAGTCTTCCCGGTCATCATGCCATCTCCCCTTCCCCTACCCACATGCTTCCTCCCCCCTGACACACCATCTCCCACTGCTGCACGCCCTGTCCTCTCTCAGCCCAGTGGAACCCGTTGCCTGCATGACAAACTCTCTCAGGTCCTCAGGTCCGCATAGGGCATTCATTtcattctccccctcccccaccgctTTAAATGAAGTCACACATACCCCCCAGCCTTCCCTGCTCACAAGAATAGGGGCTTGAGCACCTGCAAGAAATATAGGGTCCCTCGGGAACTGAGATGACACATGTCCTCTTTTATAACCCTCCTATATGAGGTCAGGAGATAGAGCAGGAGAAGGTGCCCAGGAAGATCTTTCTTGGCTCTGTCCCCTACCAATGCCCTCAGTTCTCCTAAAATGATGTAGGGAACTTCCTGACTTTCTGATTCTCTGATGTTCCTTCATGTTCCCAGGCAACTAGATTGCTTTTCATCCCTCCCAGCTATTCCCAATTCTTGgggtggagaggtggggaggggaggaacgGGGTTTGTTTGGAGTCCTCCGGCTACCTGTGCTCTCTAGTATGCAgctacagggttttcagggtgCGGCTTAGGGACCTGAGCCTCCTGACACTGAGCAGCCATGAGTAGCTGCTCTTTCCTTTCCTTaattgggggcgggggtgggggtggggggtagggggcAGAGGATAGGAAGAGATTCCTTGTTGTGACCAGGATACTGtccagaagcagcagcagcaatcTAAGAAATCCACCCAAAGAAGGGAGAGCAGCCTTTTTGCAAAGTGAACAGAAATCAAGCCCCTGAAATCCCCATGTAGAACTACTACCTTGGCACCAGACTCCACCGTCAGACTCCTCTGGATAtattagagaagaaaatattggagCACTGTCAACTAATGAATGCCGTAGTTTGGCTCTATGACCTAGGGTCAGGTCAGTTGTGGTAAGGGGCTCTTTCCCTTTTACCTTTGGGGAATATTACAAGGTGTTTCatcttctcttttccttgtttGTAGAATGAAATTGATAAAAAACCTCACCTCAGGGTATGACCCCTCTTTGCagctttttattatatttttcttatttctttttcctttacttcTCCCTAAAATAATACCACGGAGACATTAAAGTCAATGCTGATATATATTTATTGGTAAAGAAAGAAGCATACAACATATATTGTTTGGTGAAAAAATACACAGTATAGAACAGCACTTATATTTGATAACTTTTATCTACACATAAATCTATGTGGATACACAGGTATAGGGAAGTATCTAGAAGGGCATTTATCAAAGGGTTGACAATGGTTATGTAAGGGTGGAGGGTTTCAGCAGTTTCTACTTTCGTTTTTGTCTTGCACTTGTACTGCTTTCAAACAGAGTAAAGCCATCAAGGAAATAAACACAGAAACTAGACCCTTAGACAGGCAGTGGGGGAGCAGGGACACAGAGGTCAGCCCACCCCCCTCCACTGTGCTGGATCCAAGACTTTTTCTCCTCCACCCCAAAAAAAAGTTCCTCTGTGGATTAATGCATGCAATGAGAACCCCTCCCTAGTCTTCCCACCACTGGACTCTGAATATAGGTAAGGGTTCATTTAGGGCTGGGAGTTAGCACCTCTCTGTGGCTCAGAGGGGTCACTGTGTTCACCACAGACCTGTTttagctcctcctcctcctcctcctcctcctcctcctcctcctcctcctcctcctcctcctcagtgTGTGTCAGTTCCTGCAGGGTAATAATGAGATTCTCAAAAACCTGGGCCTTGTTGCTCTCACAAGTTTCTTTTGAGTGGCCGTCTTCaccacaacataaacagcaaactGTGTATTTTCGCTTCCTGGCCTTACGCTTATCCTCAGCACCATCACTCTTATACCCAGCACCCCCACTGGTGGAAGGAGATTGGGCCCAGGAACTGTCGGGGGAATCAGTGATCAGCACCTGATCCTGAGCTCTGTCCCTGTATGTGGGGGCAGAAGCAGCCATGGATAAAAGTGGAGGGTCCCGAGGCTCCACCAGGATCACATCCTCATCCGAGTCATCAAGGGCATCAAGGGTATCGTCTATCTCTATCAAGCTGCAGTTAGCACTGGGGCCCTGAAATGCCACAGGGTTAGCTGCCCTCTCCAAGACTGACTCAGATCTTTTGGGCCGCTTTCGTTTAATAAAAGTGCTATCCCAATCCTCTTCCGCCCTTATCATCGTGATTAGCTCCAGGAAATTGGGAAGATGCCCCTGCTCATTGGCATACATCCTGAGAAGATCCTTGAGCCTGAAGCGCAGGTCCCTGTTCAGCTCAGCCCCTAGAAGGAGCTGGTGGAGGCGAGCCTGGTTTGCATCTTTCTCAGCTATGACCCCCGCCTGAATAGCATTCTGGAGCTGCACCTCTAAACGGATCACATAAAGAGACACTTTCTCCCCTTGCGCCTGCAGGGTGTTAAAAAATTTACCATGGGCGGTCACACTGTTTTCAGACTCCCCAAACACCAGTTTCATGGCCCGCAAGAAATCTGCCACACTTAGGTTGGGGTTGGCTGCCTGGAGCAAGCGCATGACCTCCCTGGCAGGGCCCCTAAGGGTTTTCATCAAGCGCTTGAGCTTTTCCTCCTCAGAGAGATTCCAATCTGGCAAGACCCCATTGACCTCAATCAGCCAGTTTTCAAAAGTTTCTTCCCCCTGGGCTGGCATCGCCCTTCCAGAGAACAACTTTAAGTTTCTCTCTGTCAATCTGGCCATTAAAGGAGCAAGGCTCCTCCCCAGGGACCTCAGCATGGAATGGGCCCAAGGTGGCAAGCGTGCGTTCCGGCCCCGGCTGTTAAACACATGTGCAAAGATGCTAGCCATGACTGACAATGACTGGCTATCTGAAGGTAACAAAATGCTCAGGCTTTTCAGAGAAGCCTAATCTGCAGGAGGAATCTCCAAAGCAATGTGCAGGACTCTGCCTTCCTTGTATCTCAGTAGggactgtaaagaaaaaaaaaaggaggcagggGGTCAATAAAGCAGCAGACTACAGGGTAGCAATCTGCAGCCCAATTTTCTCC
This region includes:
- the ZCCHC12 gene encoding zinc finger CCHC domain-containing protein 12, producing MASIFAHVFNSRGRNARLPPWAHSMLRSLGRSLAPLMARLTERNLKLFSGRAMPAQGEETFENWLIEVNGVLPDWNLSEEEKLKRLMKTLRGPAREVMRLLQAANPNLSVADFLRAMKLVFGESENSVTAHGKFFNTLQAQGEKVSLYVIRLEVQLQNAIQAGVIAEKDANQARLHQLLLGAELNRDLRFRLKDLLRMYANEQGHLPNFLELITMIRAEEDWDSTFIKRKRPKRSESVLERAANPVAFQGPSANCSLIEIDDTLDALDDSDEDVILVEPRDPPLLSMAASAPTYRDRAQDQVLITDSPDSSWAQSPSTSGGAGYKSDGAEDKRKARKRKYTVCCLCCGEDGHSKETCESNKAQVFENLIITLQELTHTEEEEEEE